Proteins encoded together in one Cardiocondyla obscurior isolate alpha-2009 linkage group LG07, Cobs3.1, whole genome shotgun sequence window:
- the Idi gene encoding isopentenyl-diphosphate Delta-isomerase 1 gives MIKVYRNLFHTMQKATILTERKIGMMQVTPLQRASLKEHCILVDKMDKSVGEATKQVCHEINTDGCVPLHRAFSVFLFNSKGELLLQKRSADKITFPGCYTNTCCSHPLADIPEETEEEDAIGVRRAAIRRLNFELGVPSNEITPSDLFYLTRIYYQAPSSDRWGEHEIDYILFLQRDDITIKPNPDEVTDIQWVSRLEIDNFIKANPLLTPWFRLIYNFKLLHWWDNLHNLSQICDVKNIYTLKE, from the exons ATGATTAAAGTGTATAGAAATCTGTTTCATACCATGCAGAAGGCAACAATACTtacagagagaaaaattggGATGATGCAGGTAACACCATTGCAAAGAGCTTCTTTAAAGGAACACTGCATACTTGTAGACAAAATGGATAAGTCTGTTGGTGAAGCCACCAAGCAAGTTTGTCATGAAATTAATACAGATGGATGTGTACCTCTGCATAGAGCATTTAgtgtttttttattcaatagtAAAGGAGAATTGTTACTTCAAAAACGATCAGCTGACAAA ATAACATTTCCTGGCTGTTACACAAATACATGTTGCAGTCATCCATTAGCAGACATTCCTGAAGAAACAGAAGAGGAAGATGCTATAGGCGTACGCAGAGCCGCGATAAGAAGACTTAATTTTGAACTGGGGGTACCTAGCAATGAAATTACACCTTCTGATCTGTTTTACTTAACAAGAATTTACTATCAAGCACCTAGTAGCGATCGTTGGGGTGAACATGAGAttgattatatattatttctacaaCGAGATGACATCACCATAAAACCTAATCCTGACGAAGTGACCGATATTCAATGGGTGTCACGATTGGAGatcgacaattttataaagGCTAATCCGTTACTGACACCGTGGTTCCgtcttatttataattttaaattgctaCATTGGTGggataatttacataatttaagtCAAATTTgcgatgttaaaaatatatatacattaaaggaataa